ATGTATCTGATTAAATCTAACTAAACAACGATCTCCCCCTTGTGGTCAATGGATGCTCATGCAGTACTTCCATTGTTTTATCACGGACAACTGACAGACCCAAGTATCTTCGCAGGCTGGAGACCCTTTATGGGCGGAACGGTGGCGCAGCGTGTAGTGTCGCAGGATCCTGGGTCCAAAGCTCTCTGCTGTCTGGGTTGGACTGTAAGTTAAAAGCTGGGGTGCAAGTGCGAATATTGTGACAGGGGGATAGTTTGATAGTCTAAATCAACACGATTTAATCGTTATGACACCATCTTAAGAAAACGAAGCCTGGGACCATATGCATTGTGTACATTGGTATCACATACAAACTTCTACTCTGAACTTTGTAGTTTTAAATCAAGAGGTAATGAGTTAGATTTTAGTGTGGCTGAGCCCACAAATAACAACAGAATGtatctttttaaataattctggCCCTATATTTAGTAGAAAAAAGGGCTGGGTTTATTCCATGTTTATAATCCAACCTGTGCATATAagattgtaataataataatttattcattcattatctgtaagcgcttatccagttcagggtcgcggggggtccagagcctatatggaatcattgggtgtaaggcgagaatacaccccagagggggcgccagtcctttacagggcaacacacacacacacacctacggacacttttgtgtcgccaatccacctaccaacgtgtgtttttggactgtgggaggaaaccggagcacccggaggaaacccacgcggacatggggagaacacaccaactcctcacagacagtcacccggagcaggaatcgaacccacaacctccaggtccctggagctgtgtgactgcggcactaccgtgccgcccctattattataataatacattttatttatatggcACTTTTCAAGAAGGCAAAGCACTTACAAAATTGCAAAAACAAAGAACATCAAGTGGATCCCAATGATACAACTGATACAAGACAGCACAATGGAAAAAAGTTCTGGatgctaaaaaaaaagaattgatTGAGTGTCTTCTGTACGGCCCatatatgaataatataatCAAACAGAATaagtcaaatataaataaagtacAGTTCTGCATTTACCTGTTTTTGGCCTGGTACAGTGTGTTGAAAAcatgataaatatttaaagtttaaGAGACCTTGCACTCATAGTGCAAGGTctacattatttaataaaatagtgATATAAAATCTTGAGAATCTtgcaaaatataatacatttatactatttaaatgaaatatctATATAAATTAGTGGGTCTCTGTCTTGCCTATGCCTTTATCACTGCTTAATATGTGGGTTGTCTGACCTTAATTTAGTATCATTTCCAGCAGACAAAGACCATTTCAGGTCTTGGCAGTCATTATCAtcacagggaaaaaaataacaattcaaAATAAGCATTAGGAGTTAATGTGCCCATTTGAACCTCTCtgtcatttcagaaaatatgttCATGTTTCTTAATACATATTTATCCTATGTTATAATAGGGCAAAAATAAACAATTGCTGAATGTGTGCATAATGAATTTAAATAATCAGAATTCTTAGAAGGAATCTGGGTTCTGGTGAAGTGTTCtccttttaaaagaaaatattctgTGATGTTTCAAGGGATGGGCATGGAGACACAGCCATATTAGCCTTTTAATTGCCCTTTATTATCCACCAGTAAGAAAACACCTTTTGAAAGGGCTGTCTGAATTTGAATGGGAGACATGTTTTGAAGCTGTTCAAAGTTgtcaatatatttataaaaaactgCAAACGTTATTACAGTTTGCTTTTCTCTTTGTACTTGTTACCTGTAGCTTTGTAATAATAAAATTCCATTTGAAAATCAAGtgggcggcaggtagtgtcgcagtcacacagctccaggggcctggaggttgtgcgttcgattcccgctaaggggactgtctgtgaggagtttggtgtgttctccccgtgtctgcgtgggtttcctccgggtgctccggtttcctcccacagtccaaaaacacacattggtaggtggattggcgactcaaacgtgtccgtgaatgtgtatctgtgtgtctgtgttgccctgtgaaggactagtgccccctccagggtgtattcctgccttctgcccaatgattccaggtaggctctggacccaccgcgaccctgaactggataagcagttacagataatgaatgaaaatcaagTTGCTTACAGGCTTAACATATTTCTCAAAACCCTTCTCTAAACCTTGTTCAGTTAAATCAAGTGGATTCAGTAAAAGCTGCTTCCTGTAAAACTAGGTCCAGACTGTTGTTCCAGATACTACATTTATGACCTGGGTTTATATTTAGATTCTGAGCTGCTTTCTTTTACAGCTTAAAGTGAGATGCAGCAGGAAATTTGAAATGCAGCGGGAAGTGAGACTCATGAAAGAGAATGCTCTGGTTAACTGCCTCTTTTCAGAAGGGATTTTTAATTCTTTTACTTGGGTACCTCACTGAAGGGCTTTTGTTTATGGATTAACGTTATCGTAAATCAGATTCAGCCTTCTGCACAAcctgaagctttttttttttttaattcaatgtacatttttcattcatatttaaaatttcaTCTATTTTATGTGGCCCTGaattatatgaatataaatttacctttcatttattcttttatatttcattatttttaatttaataaccaCTAAACCATGTTTTTCTAAtcagttttttaaatatatgacttgtcttttattacaaaatataatatatcttattattattccttGCACCATTCTTAAATTTGTGTTAggagatttttaaaaaactaatATAAAGTTCTGTACACTGTTTGTCCTCATTTTTCTGGACATCTGCTCAGCCAACATTTGGGCTTTTTCAGCCAGCAATTAACACTACAATTAAGACTTTAGAAGAATTTAAAATGGAGACTTTCTGATGTCTGTATCCACCACAGTATAACATCTGAATTCAGTAATTATATGAGGCCTCTACAAGCTTGGGACAGTGAATTTAAAATGGAGCTGTTCTGCCTTTTGTCCAACAGATGGCAGTCTGAGTGTTTTCAAAATAAACCAAAAGCTCTATTGTCCTCGTTTTGAAAGGAGGACAAGAGGACATTTCTAATCGATGTTATAAACGTCTTCTAAACGTGATACTACCTGCATTTTCAGGCAAAGCATTTTAGTTTGTccaaaataatcaataaatcaCATTTCCCAGAAGGAACGAACCATTCCATAAAGCGAGGGGGATGTGGAATTTCAGAATGTGGGGAAAAGCAGACTATAAAGTTCCTCTTGTTACAGTCACTAAAATCTTTTAGTTACCAAGGGCAGAACTGCATGCACCATTGAGCCAAGCTCTGAAGATTATACATTGTAACATGTTATAATTAACATATAATGGATTATCATAGTGTTGGTatttgccatatatgtaaatatgtatatattattttccaGTAAAGATGTTTTTACTGCCACAGATACTCCTGCTGGTATATTGGTTTATCCCAGCCAACTGCAGAGGATTGGATGTGGGTCAGGTGGTGGGAGATGCTGCAGCACTGCAGAGAAGAAGCTTCCAGACTGCTCTGGGACCTGCTGTTTGACTTGCCTATACAGGACCACTTTAGTGGAATTGATAGccctgttgttttattttctctttagaTCCTTGTGCTTTTGGACCAAGTCAGCTGAAAGGATGAGGTTGCTGAAAGGACAGGTTAGAGAAAAGGGATGCCTGGCTGTTTTCATTGTGGATTCACAATGAAACAGGCACATGTAAAGCTTGTTGTTTAGTCATTTGCACTTTAACAGATATCTtcataatgtatatttttgtctGTCAGCtctaaattttacatttaatagcACTGTGTCTGTTGCCAGAATGTTTCCTGTGATTTTATTTCTGGTTGACCTAAAAGTAACATCACCTTTTTCTCTTTcatgttcttttaaaaaaacacacagcttgCTGTAATTAACTTGCTTATATGGAGTGTTGTATGGGCAGGTAAGGGACAAATTGTGATGCTTTCTCTGTATTCTCATATtattcactggaagtaggagcaAATTTAATGCACAATTTGATCATTATGacaacagctgctgaaatgtattttatttttggtttaaaaaacaGTTCATATTGATGTGTGACCTggtaaaacatttgtttttcaggtCTGATGTCCCCTGTTCTgggcgatgatgatgatgatgacaatgaTGACGATGGTGATGACGAAATGACTGTGTGCCAGGAGGAGAATAAAGACCTGAAAGTGACCTGCCCTCTCCGGCCCAAGGCCAGCTACCACACCCACTATGAGTTCTCCATGTCCAAGGGCAGCAAAGAAattataatcaacaccaatgtGTCTGGGACTATGCCTGAGCCCAGATTTAGACACAACACCCATGTGAATATGATGAAACCTTATGGATTCATACTGACCATGCTGAGCTTCACCCTCACTGAGAATACCACGTTTATGTGCAAAGTGTCCAACGAGGAGAAGAGGGTGTTTATTGAATTAGGTAAGTGATCGCTTGATTTTGCATTGTGAATGTGCTTTTCTTAATACATGGTCCTAAGCAAAAAGATGATCCCTAGTCAAATGGCAAGTTTTGCTGATTTTCTGTGTAAAAGTATTGTAGCAAGTGTCTTTATTATGTCCTAAAACAAGAGAACAGAAAGCAGATTGTGCCTCGGTGTGTAGAGAGAGCTGAGGGAACCTTACCCACCCTCCTACACTTCATGAGGAATGTGCATATGTATATTACCTTGAATCCCTATTGCTGCACACCATCCACAACCACGCACACAACCCCAAAGCTACAGGGGAGGCTGTGATAACTGTGTTTGACTCCACCCGGCGAGTCCAGGCCCTTCCCAGTCTATGGCTGACATCACAGTACTTAAATATATACCTTGACTTATTAGTTTAATTCGTTCTATGGCCGAGCTCGTAATTCAATTTGCCCATATATCAAATTAACattccccattaaaatgaattgaaatgctattaatctGTAACCTTTTTTGttgcatgtttttaaataagaaaatgcatttataaataacaaaaatgtataaaaataataatacatgatAAAAGAggatgtaaagaaataaattagTTCTATTTAGTggtgtatttaccttgaagatcagagGAGACTGGCAGAGGAGGTTGGGGGAGTTTATTTGCTACAGCGTTAATGCTATAATAAAAACAACGATACTACTGAGATGCTTGCACAACAAGACAGGGCCGCCAAAGGTGGTTAATGATAAGGAGGGGCTCAGCTTTAACCAGGGAgtctggggtaattgcctcataaCAGAAAATATCTTTGACAAGTTACAGATTAAGCAATTAAGCAAAGATAACATTAGTTAGTAGAGCTCCAATAACAACGCAGAACCAACATTTATATAAGAGCTCAAATACAAGGTTAAACGGAGCATAATggagcaacacaaacacaacatggGTGAAGAAATAAGTAATgattaaatatgaatgaaaaataagaaTTGAGAAGAAAGTGAACCAAGCGAAACTGGCTTTagaccagagcttctgctcctcgcatTGAAAACAATGAACACATGTGTggatcattttcatttaaaggaacagtttaAACCTGTTGTTCTCGTTCGAAGcaaggctgtttagacaggttactgattaagcaaagccacacgGAGCTGTTgcctttaaaaaatattgaatatCCATGtacaggtagaaaaacaaaacaattattaaCTCATAATATACAGGTTTCTGTAAAATGTACAGTCATCATTGCAGGAAAGAACATGAACTTCAATTCAGTCTGCCTaagtactgcagtgtttaatgcatgaataattaatttaactggctttttcagcagAACTACTTTACATTCATTAACAGGTTTCCTCTGCATAATGCTATTACAACTAGTGCATCAGTGGCTTTTCACATTGGTTAATTATTAACGATTGTAACAGGCATtcagttaatgtttttttttttgtcttgaaatgacactcACTCTCAGGA
This genomic interval from Hoplias malabaricus isolate fHopMal1 chromosome 15, fHopMal1.hap1, whole genome shotgun sequence contains the following:
- the LOC136668916 gene encoding thy-1 membrane glycoprotein-like yields the protein MRLLKGQLAVINLLIWSVVWAGLMSPVLGDDDDDDNDDDGDDEMTVCQEENKDLKVTCPLRPKASYHTHYEFSMSKGSKEIIINTNVSGTMPEPRFRHNTHVNMMKPYGFILTMLSFTLTENTTFMCKVSNEEKRVFIELESLQPCSAISVFLQSCPWLLTLLLPLAIIQLLEAF